The Desmonostoc muscorum LEGE 12446 genome includes a region encoding these proteins:
- a CDS encoding Nif3-like dinuclear metal center hexameric protein, translated as MKIADLITWFEAWANPAWCESWDNCGWQIEPGVLQERVRVLVCLTPTLAVMHEAIALNANLIFAHHPLIFTPPKSLRTGEAIAEMVRLAFSHNIGIYSAHTNFDQVQDGTADVLAQILELKQVTPIVPTQLGLGYGRVGLLEPSMTLQELLTAIQTRLAPPNLIFSPTANLQQTITQVAVLGGSGASFISAVSKTGAQAYLTSDCKFHQFQESRDRNLILIDAGHYATERPACDRLVQKFQSLNLDWVQLSQKDEDFRQFFA; from the coding sequence ATGAAAATCGCTGATTTAATTACTTGGTTTGAAGCATGGGCGAATCCCGCTTGGTGTGAAAGCTGGGATAATTGTGGCTGGCAGATTGAACCAGGAGTGTTGCAGGAAAGAGTACGAGTATTGGTGTGTTTGACACCAACTCTAGCAGTGATGCACGAAGCGATCGCTCTTAATGCTAATCTAATTTTTGCCCATCATCCTCTCATTTTTACACCTCCCAAGTCCTTACGCACTGGTGAGGCGATCGCTGAAATGGTACGCTTAGCTTTTAGCCACAATATTGGTATTTACAGCGCCCATACGAATTTCGACCAAGTACAGGATGGTACTGCTGATGTGTTGGCTCAAATTTTAGAACTGAAACAAGTTACTCCCATAGTACCCACACAACTAGGATTAGGATATGGTCGTGTTGGTTTGCTAGAGCCATCGATGACACTACAGGAATTACTCACAGCCATTCAAACCCGACTTGCTCCCCCAAATTTAATTTTTTCCCCAACAGCTAATTTACAGCAAACAATTACACAAGTTGCTGTTTTGGGTGGTTCGGGAGCTAGTTTTATTTCAGCAGTTAGTAAAACTGGCGCTCAAGCGTATCTAACTTCTGACTGCAAATTTCATCAGTTTCAAGAAAGCCGCGATCGCAATCTCATTTTAATCGACGCAGGACACTATGCTACCGAACGTCCTGCTTGCGATCGCTTGGTGCAAAAATTCCAGTCCTTGAACCTAGACTGGGTGCAACTGAGCCAAAAAGATGAGGATTTCCGCCAGTTTTTTGCTTGA
- a CDS encoding DUF6679 family protein, which produces MLHRKIYQLCCDGREVCVFLRDQQRWIERARIIDIEGDLVTLRYETEEEDEVCSWEEMVRLESIGAVTQKLASVPRGNVEPLLTEDCPEAERIRNHYTDSNPE; this is translated from the coding sequence ATGCTACACCGCAAGATTTATCAACTGTGTTGCGACGGGCGGGAGGTATGTGTTTTCTTGCGGGACCAGCAACGCTGGATTGAACGCGCCCGCATCATAGACATAGAGGGAGATTTAGTAACTCTACGCTATGAAACAGAAGAAGAGGATGAAGTTTGTTCTTGGGAAGAAATGGTTCGCCTCGAGAGCATTGGTGCTGTAACGCAAAAATTGGCTTCAGTGCCACGTGGAAATGTGGAACCTCTCCTGACAGAGGATTGTCCCGAAGCCGAACGCATCCGCAATCATTACACTGACTCAAATCCGGAATAA
- a CDS encoding HEAT repeat domain-containing protein, with product MLTTPRHSSKPSPFILYALAFIFSFLLCLPWVSAKETPKPKPQQWQIDGIVAALEDSYPQVKGYAFKKLAEYKPQDLKILLKKPEEIAQKAANILKDEKIDSSVRYGAASALGKLGEAATKYIPDILNILKDEKIDSYVRYGAASALGNLGEAATKYIPDILNFLKDEKVNSSVRSIAASALGNLGEAATKYIPDILNFLKDEKIDSYVRGSAASALGNLGEAATKYIPDIVNILKDEKVDSRVRGSAASALGNLGEAATKYIPDILNFLKDEKVDSYIRRSAASALGNLGEAATKYIPDILNFLKDEKVDSDVRGSATSALENIKQLKLEEVVVVLNYAYEPNQASLKQNGDFEYWRFLTYFLSGGNNEVKMLLKWVGRPERKAVPPKLTHEEGKKTLEVFLKAWELTQGFTELREDLAKQISEVATNKNVTWKLDNLLLLQNHYNNLKQVNSTHANAVQSVIDNLEVWRWFVRARNTILIHAALWLALIFAYPKFPQIQAIFFWNPWVRRIFGIGYVGFLLAWVPFLRRKLFEPFQPSLLADAGLDNFNDQSYFPESRVKIPASEEILPVTAALPSIKGQIVLEGDSGLGKSMFLRHLVKNSQQILVYLPAQKCNKGVIEAIQDKLHGQAQDAVFLKNLIYSGAIDICIDGLNEVTAETRAKICQFVESYFRGNIIMTTQPLEWTPPSTAKIYKLQPLEQQQIQEFLISRQPRLPKDAQVQGADYAKACTNYLTEVFQQQQAKEELDAVRRILSNPMDLTVVALMLSQGKHPNLFRLQEQQYNLMAAEYLKEWNQEFPLKKFSAAVYEMRLEDKQALPADEFHQVAMSLEDEKYKMVVSRQWQDEKGEAKKEWYFRHDKIMDFFLVQNFLGETDAAEELLVDRMGDPRFRGVYFLLATLLPLDAAKELREKLIQYAADTKDNTVSNTFVQLLRTR from the coding sequence ATGCTCACCACACCCCGCCACAGCAGCAAGCCTTCTCCCTTTATCCTTTATGCTTTAGCCTTTATCTTCTCCTTCCTCCTCTGTCTACCTTGGGTAAGCGCCAAAGAAACCCCCAAACCCAAACCGCAACAGTGGCAGATTGACGGCATAGTAGCAGCCCTTGAGGACAGCTACCCCCAAGTAAAGGGATATGCTTTTAAAAAATTAGCTGAATATAAGCCGCAAGATTTAAAAATTCTGCTTAAAAAACCGGAGGAAATTGCCCAGAAAGCCGCCAACATCCTCAAGGATGAAAAGATTGACTCATCTGTTCGTTATGGTGCGGCATCGGCATTGGGCAAGCTGGGAGAGGCGGCTACCAAGTATATCCCTGACATCCTTAACATCCTCAAGGATGAAAAGATTGACTCATATGTTCGTTATGGTGCGGCATCGGCATTGGGCAACCTGGGAGAGGCGGCTACCAAGTATATCCCTGACATCCTTAACTTCCTCAAGGATGAAAAGGTTAACTCATCTGTTCGTAGCATTGCGGCATCGGCATTGGGCAACTTGGGAGAGGCGGCTACCAAGTATATCCCTGACATCCTTAACTTCCTCAAGGATGAAAAGATTGACTCATATGTTCGTGGCAGTGCGGCATCGGCATTGGGCAACCTGGGAGAGGCGGCTACCAAGTATATCCCTGACATCGTTAACATCCTCAAGGATGAAAAGGTTGACTCAAGAGTTCGTGGCAGTGCGGCATCGGCATTGGGCAACCTGGGAGAGGCGGCTACCAAGTATATCCCTGACATCCTTAACTTCCTCAAGGATGAAAAGGTTGACTCATATATTCGTCGCAGTGCGGCATCGGCATTGGGCAACCTGGGAGAGGCGGCTACCAAGTATATCCCTGACATCCTTAACTTCCTCAAGGATGAAAAGGTTGACTCAGATGTTCGTGGCAGTGCAACATCGGCATTGGAAAATATAAAACAACTCAAGTTGGAAGAGGTTGTTGTAGTTTTGAATTATGCCTATGAACCAAACCAGGCAAGCCTTAAACAAAACGGAGACTTTGAATATTGGCGGTTTTTGACTTATTTCCTTAGTGGTGGCAATAATGAAGTAAAAATGCTACTGAAATGGGTAGGCAGACCTGAGAGAAAAGCAGTTCCTCCTAAACTTACCCACGAAGAGGGCAAGAAAACACTAGAGGTTTTTCTCAAAGCCTGGGAACTTACTCAGGGGTTCACAGAATTAAGAGAAGACTTAGCCAAGCAAATTTCCGAAGTTGCCACTAACAAAAACGTGACTTGGAAATTAGATAATCTACTCTTACTACAAAACCATTACAACAACCTCAAACAAGTCAACTCCACCCATGCAAATGCGGTGCAGTCAGTTATAGATAATCTGGAAGTGTGGCGATGGTTTGTCCGCGCCAGAAATACTATCCTCATCCATGCAGCCTTGTGGCTAGCCCTCATCTTTGCCTACCCCAAATTCCCCCAAATCCAAGCCATCTTCTTCTGGAACCCTTGGGTACGCCGAATTTTTGGTATCGGCTATGTCGGCTTTCTCCTCGCCTGGGTTCCGTTCCTGCGCCGCAAACTGTTTGAGCCGTTCCAGCCTTCTCTATTAGCCGATGCAGGCTTAGATAACTTTAATGACCAATCATACTTCCCAGAGTCCAGAGTCAAAATTCCCGCCTCCGAAGAAATCCTCCCAGTCACCGCAGCCTTACCCAGTATCAAAGGGCAAATTGTCTTAGAAGGCGATTCTGGTTTAGGCAAGTCGATGTTTTTGCGCCATCTGGTGAAAAACTCCCAGCAAATTCTTGTCTATCTCCCCGCCCAAAAGTGTAATAAAGGCGTAATTGAAGCCATCCAAGACAAACTACACGGCCAAGCCCAAGATGCCGTCTTCTTAAAAAACTTGATTTACAGTGGTGCAATTGACATCTGCATCGACGGACTCAACGAAGTCACCGCCGAAACCCGCGCCAAAATCTGCCAGTTTGTCGAAAGCTATTTCCGGGGCAACATTATCATGACAACCCAGCCCCTAGAGTGGACACCGCCCTCAACAGCCAAGATATATAAATTGCAACCCCTTGAACAACAACAAATTCAAGAATTTTTGATATCCCGTCAGCCGCGACTCCCCAAAGATGCCCAAGTTCAAGGTGCTGATTACGCCAAAGCCTGCACCAACTATTTAACAGAAGTCTTCCAACAGCAACAAGCCAAAGAAGAGTTAGATGCTGTCCGCCGAATTCTTTCCAACCCAATGGATCTAACAGTGGTAGCGCTGATGTTATCACAAGGCAAACACCCAAACTTATTTCGCCTGCAAGAACAGCAATACAACCTGATGGCGGCAGAATACCTCAAAGAATGGAATCAAGAATTTCCCTTAAAGAAATTCTCAGCCGCCGTCTACGAAATGCGACTCGAAGACAAACAAGCCTTACCCGCAGATGAATTTCACCAAGTTGCCATGTCTTTGGAAGACGAGAAATACAAGATGGTAGTCAGCCGTCAGTGGCAAGATGAAAAAGGCGAAGCCAAGAAAGAATGGTACTTCCGCCACGATAAAATCATGGATTTCTTCTTAGTGCAAAACTTTCTCGGCGAAACTGATGCCGCCGAAGAACTATTAGTTGATAGAATGGGCGATCCCCGTTTTCGTGGCGTTTATTTCTTGCTAGCAACGTTACTTCCTTTAGATGCAGCCAAAGAACTGCGGGAAAAGTTGATTCAATACGCCGCCGACACCAAAGACAATACAGTAAGTAATACCTTTGTGCAGTTGTTAAGAACAAGATAA
- a CDS encoding MBL fold metallo-hydrolase, protein MRDNLSASSRVDAGEAGSELECLPYSVQHDDEGVCLLVKMGPHRILLDCGLEDISSLGRGLSKSVRENSSPLPADLVLISHAHPDHARGLLALHKAFPNLPIYGSEVTSKLLPLNWQDQDPQKISEFCHALPLRSPVEFQEGLVAELFPAGHLPGAVAILLTYTTQQRSYKLLYTGDFFLSNSRLVEGLRLEELRGLNLDVLIIEGTYGTSRHPHRRNQENQLAERINRAIADHCSVILPTPALGLGQELLMLLRSHHHFTGRDLDIWVDGAVATGCDAYLELLPHLPPSVQNFARHQPLFWDERVRPRVRRLKAEERATVGKSPCIVLTDSTADLGEHCQPDTGPWLILVPEKIDIKLNKKYLAPTTVESYLLAQHSDGPGTTQLIHNLRPQHVIFVHGSPAYLADLTSLEELQNRYHVHSPAAETLVELPIGDTFLQPAAPETNYEGELTELGTVVTITLPDAITADPRWQQFADTGLIEARWQGEELVLRGLSQRELLNQNSDRYTWTDVDCCGTCRHQRGQRCWNPASPLYNFKVTLEGYCPAFERLSSSES, encoded by the coding sequence ATGAGGGATAATCTGTCGGCATCCTCTCGCGTAGATGCTGGGGAAGCGGGTAGTGAATTAGAATGTTTGCCCTATAGTGTCCAGCATGACGACGAGGGCGTGTGTTTATTAGTAAAGATGGGGCCACACCGCATCCTGTTGGACTGTGGTTTGGAGGATATCTCATCACTGGGGAGGGGGCTTAGCAAGTCGGTACGTGAAAATAGTTCCCCTCTACCAGCAGATTTGGTTTTAATTAGTCACGCCCACCCAGATCATGCCAGAGGCTTACTGGCACTGCACAAAGCTTTTCCCAATTTACCTATTTATGGCAGCGAAGTCACCAGTAAGTTACTGCCACTGAATTGGCAAGACCAAGATCCCCAGAAAATCTCCGAATTTTGTCATGCTTTGCCGCTGCGATCGCCAGTGGAATTCCAAGAAGGTCTGGTGGCAGAATTATTCCCCGCAGGGCATCTACCAGGGGCAGTGGCAATCCTCCTCACCTACACCACCCAACAGCGTAGTTATAAGCTGCTGTATACAGGGGACTTTTTCTTATCCAACTCCCGCCTAGTAGAAGGTCTGCGTTTAGAGGAACTACGGGGCTTAAACTTAGATGTACTGATTATTGAAGGCACCTATGGTACATCCCGCCATCCCCACCGCCGCAACCAAGAAAATCAATTAGCAGAGCGAATTAATCGGGCGATCGCTGACCATTGTTCTGTAATCCTTCCCACACCTGCTTTAGGGCTGGGTCAAGAACTGTTGATGCTTTTGCGCTCTCATCACCACTTCACTGGACGAGATTTAGATATCTGGGTAGATGGTGCCGTTGCCACAGGCTGCGACGCTTACCTAGAACTGCTACCCCACCTCCCCCCATCGGTACAGAACTTTGCCCGCCATCAACCTTTGTTTTGGGATGAACGGGTGCGTCCCCGCGTGCGTCGTTTAAAAGCAGAAGAACGTGCCACTGTGGGCAAGTCACCCTGTATTGTCCTGACTGACTCCACAGCTGATTTGGGCGAACACTGCCAACCCGATACCGGCCCTTGGCTGATCCTCGTGCCGGAAAAAATTGATATAAAACTTAACAAAAAATATTTAGCACCCACCACTGTGGAAAGCTATCTCTTAGCTCAGCATAGTGATGGTCCTGGTACTACGCAACTCATTCATAATTTGCGACCCCAGCACGTGATTTTTGTCCACGGTTCTCCTGCCTACTTAGCCGATCTCACAAGCTTAGAAGAGTTACAAAACCGCTATCACGTACATTCTCCGGCGGCTGAGACTTTGGTGGAATTGCCTATTGGCGATACATTTTTGCAACCGGCAGCCCCGGAGACGAATTATGAAGGTGAACTGACGGAGTTAGGAACAGTAGTCACAATCACCTTACCCGATGCAATCACAGCCGATCCTCGTTGGCAACAGTTTGCGGATACTGGTTTAATCGAGGCTCGTTGGCAAGGGGAGGAACTAGTATTAAGGGGATTGTCTCAGCGAGAACTGCTCAATCAAAATAGCGATCGCTATACATGGACAGACGTAGACTGTTGCGGTACTTGCCGACATCAAAGGGGGCAGCGGTGTTGGAATCCAGCTTCCCCATTGTATAACTTTAAAGTAACCTTGGAAGGTTACTGTCCTGCTTTTGAGCGGTTATCTAGTTCTGAGTCCTAA